The following coding sequences are from one Arcobacter nitrofigilis DSM 7299 window:
- a CDS encoding NifS family cysteine desulfurase, which produces MEVYLDNNATTKVDPEVFKAMEPFFCHIYGNPNSLHKFGAGTHPKMVEALNYLYEGINAADADDIIITANATESINTVIKGIWIDKILNGNKNHIITSEVEHPAVTATCRFLESQGVNVTYLPVDENGTLDASLIKEHIKEETALVSIMWANNETGKIFPIKEIGAICKEAGVAFHTDATQAIGKIRVDVQACNVNYLSFSAHKFHGPKGVGGTYVQKGFELTPLLHGGEQMGGHRAGTVDVASMVGMGLAMKLATSEIALAYEENHVKKLRDKLENAILEIPETIVIGGKENRTPNTTLISFRGVEGESMLWDMNQKTIGASTGSACASEDLEANPVMNAFGSDSELAHTGVRFSLSRFNTEEEIDYAITVIKNAVNRLRNISSSYAYTPKDHVSQL; this is translated from the coding sequence ATGGAAGTTTACTTAGATAATAATGCCACTACAAAAGTTGATCCAGAAGTTTTTAAAGCAATGGAACCATTTTTTTGTCACATTTATGGAAATCCAAACTCTTTACATAAATTTGGAGCAGGAACTCACCCAAAAATGGTTGAGGCATTAAATTATTTATACGAAGGTATAAATGCAGCTGATGCTGATGATATTATAATCACAGCAAATGCAACAGAGAGTATCAATACTGTTATAAAAGGTATTTGGATTGATAAAATTTTAAATGGTAATAAAAATCACATAATTACTTCAGAAGTAGAACATCCAGCTGTTACTGCAACCTGTAGATTTTTAGAATCACAAGGTGTAAATGTAACTTATTTACCTGTAGATGAGAATGGGACATTAGACGCATCTTTAATAAAAGAACATATAAAAGAAGAAACTGCTTTAGTATCTATTATGTGGGCAAATAATGAAACTGGTAAAATATTCCCAATCAAAGAAATTGGTGCAATTTGTAAAGAAGCAGGAGTTGCTTTTCATACAGATGCAACACAAGCTATTGGAAAAATCCGAGTTGATGTACAAGCCTGTAATGTAAACTATTTATCTTTTTCAGCACACAAATTCCATGGACCAAAAGGTGTAGGTGGTACGTATGTTCAAAAAGGTTTTGAATTAACTCCTTTGTTACACGGTGGTGAGCAAATGGGTGGTCATAGAGCAGGAACAGTTGATGTTGCTTCTATGGTTGGTATGGGTTTAGCTATGAAACTTGCAACTTCAGAAATAGCATTGGCTTATGAAGAAAATCACGTAAAAAAATTAAGAGATAAATTAGAAAATGCAATTTTAGAAATACCAGAAACAATAGTTATTGGTGGAAAAGAAAATAGAACTCCAAATACTACTTTGATTTCATTTAGAGGTGTTGAAGGTGAATCTATGCTTTGGGACATGAACCAAAAAACAATTGGTGCATCTACTGGAAGTGCCTGTGCAAGTGAAGATTTAGAAGCAAATCCAGTTATGAATGCTTTTGGAAGTGATAGTGAATTGGCTCATACAGGTGTTAGATTTTCTTTAAGTAGATTTAATACTGAAGAAGAGATTGATTATGCGATTACTGTGATTAAAAATGCTGTAAATAGATTAAGAAATATTTCTAGTTCTTATGCTTATACACCAAAAGATCACGTTTCACAATTATAA
- a CDS encoding aminotransferase class V-fold PLP-dependent enzyme, translated as MYKDYFPYFKNSNIVYLDNAATTQKPQVVIDEIVNYYSSYCSNTHRSNHGNANKATQNYEHTREVLKKFINAKEKHEIIFTKGVTESINFIVNSYAKNRFKKVIISSLEHHSNIVPWQIANIDFEVVKCNENLDFDYEDFENILKENPNALVSITHISNAFGKIHGIKRITNLAHKYGAKVLVDGAQSLTHKKTDVQDLDIDFLAISSHKTFGPTGVGAIYIKENLLNDILPYQTGGATINDVTYERSILLDSPFKFEAGTQNIAGVIGFGKAIEFIEELGYENIEKKEIEIYTYLYEELSKIDDIIFYSDIKNSIGSLSFNIKNIMAEDVGILVDKMSIALRCGHHCAQPIMKSLGIEGTIRVSIAFYNEKEDIDKLIIALKKAITMLKD; from the coding sequence ATGTACAAAGATTATTTTCCTTATTTTAAAAATAGTAATATTGTCTATCTTGACAATGCAGCAACAACTCAAAAGCCACAAGTGGTTATTGATGAAATTGTAAATTATTATTCATCTTATTGTTCAAATACACATAGAAGTAATCATGGAAATGCAAATAAAGCAACACAAAATTACGAACACACAAGAGAAGTTTTAAAAAAGTTTATAAATGCAAAAGAAAAACATGAAATAATCTTTACAAAAGGTGTGACTGAAAGTATTAATTTTATAGTAAATTCATACGCAAAAAATAGATTTAAAAAAGTGATAATCTCTTCTTTAGAGCACCACTCCAATATTGTGCCATGGCAAATAGCTAATATAGATTTTGAAGTAGTAAAATGTAATGAAAATCTTGATTTTGATTACGAAGATTTTGAAAATATATTAAAAGAAAATCCTAACGCACTTGTATCTATTACACATATATCAAATGCCTTTGGGAAGATTCACGGCATAAAAAGAATAACTAACCTAGCCCATAAGTATGGTGCAAAAGTTTTAGTTGATGGAGCGCAAAGTTTAACTCACAAAAAAACTGATGTGCAAGATTTAGATATAGACTTTTTGGCAATCTCTTCACATAAAACTTTTGGACCAACAGGTGTTGGAGCTATTTATATAAAAGAGAATTTATTAAATGATATTTTACCTTATCAAACAGGAGGAGCCACAATCAATGATGTTACTTATGAGCGAAGTATATTACTTGACTCTCCTTTTAAATTTGAAGCAGGTACTCAAAATATAGCAGGTGTCATTGGATTTGGAAAAGCAATTGAGTTTATAGAAGAGCTTGGATATGAAAATATTGAAAAAAAAGAAATAGAGATTTACACATATCTTTATGAAGAACTGTCAAAAATAGATGATATTATTTTTTATAGTGACATAAAAAATTCTATTGGCTCACTTAGTTTTAATATCAAAAATATTATGGCTGAAGATGTGGGTATTTTAGTTGATAAAATGAGTATAGCTTTAAGATGTGGACATCATTGTGCCCAACCTATCATGAAAAGTTTAGGCATAGAAGGAACTATTCGAGTTAGTATTGCTTTTTATAATGAAAAAGAGGATATTGATAAACTAATTATTGCTTTAAAAAAAGCCATAACTATGTTAAAGGATTAA
- the sufB gene encoding Fe-S cluster assembly protein SufB produces MSNNKIKNVIKNDYKLGFETIINSDTFPNGLNENVIKAISKKKNEPQWLCDFRLKAYKKWLTMEEPKWSSLQIDKIDYQNISYYSAPKKELNSLDEVDPSILKTYEKLGIPLEEQKMLAGVAVDAVFDSVSVKTTFHKELEELGIIFCSISDAANKHPELLQKYLASVVPIADNYFACLNSAVFTDGSFVYIPPKTRCPMELSTYFRINALNTGQFERTLIICDDDSYVSYNEGCSAPMRDKQQLHAAVVELVALKNSQIKYSTIQNWYPGDKDGKGGILNFVTKRGICKGDNSKISWTQVETGSAITWKYPSCVLKGDNSVGEFYSVALTSLAQQADTGTKMMHIGKNTKSTIISKGISAMQGSNAYRGLVRVAKDAKNSRNFSQCDSLLIGNTCSAHTYPYQEVRNASSKIEHEATTSKISDEQLFYIRQRGLSEENAVSLIVNGFCKEVLDELPMEFAVEARELLNISLEGSVG; encoded by the coding sequence ATGAGTAATAATAAAATTAAAAATGTTATAAAAAATGACTATAAATTGGGCTTTGAGACAATCATAAATTCAGATACATTTCCAAATGGTTTGAATGAAAATGTTATAAAAGCCATATCAAAAAAGAAAAATGAACCACAATGGCTTTGTGATTTTCGTTTAAAAGCTTATAAAAAATGGCTTACAATGGAAGAGCCAAAATGGTCAAGTTTACAAATAGATAAAATAGATTATCAAAATATTTCATACTATTCTGCTCCCAAAAAAGAGTTAAATTCTTTAGATGAAGTAGATCCTAGTATTTTAAAAACCTATGAAAAACTTGGAATTCCACTTGAAGAGCAAAAAATGTTAGCGGGAGTTGCAGTTGATGCTGTATTTGATTCAGTCTCTGTTAAAACAACTTTTCACAAAGAGTTAGAAGAACTTGGAATAATATTTTGTTCAATTAGTGATGCTGCAAATAAACATCCGGAATTATTACAAAAGTACTTAGCTTCTGTTGTACCAATAGCAGATAATTACTTTGCCTGTTTAAACAGTGCCGTATTTACAGATGGAAGTTTTGTGTATATTCCACCAAAAACTAGATGTCCAATGGAATTATCAACTTATTTTAGAATAAATGCCTTAAATACTGGGCAGTTTGAGCGAACACTAATAATTTGTGATGATGACTCATATGTTTCATATAATGAAGGTTGTTCTGCTCCAATGCGTGATAAGCAACAACTTCACGCAGCAGTTGTAGAGCTAGTAGCACTTAAAAATTCACAAATAAAATATTCAACAATTCAAAACTGGTATCCAGGGGATAAAGATGGAAAAGGTGGCATTTTAAACTTTGTAACCAAAAGAGGTATTTGTAAAGGTGATAATTCAAAAATATCATGGACTCAAGTTGAAACTGGTTCTGCTATTACTTGGAAATATCCTTCATGTGTTTTAAAAGGAGATAATAGTGTAGGAGAATTTTACTCAGTAGCACTGACTTCCCTTGCCCAACAAGCAGATACAGGAACTAAAATGATGCACATAGGTAAAAATACAAAATCAACTATTATCTCAAAAGGTATTTCAGCTATGCAAGGTTCAAATGCCTACAGAGGATTAGTAAGAGTTGCAAAGGATGCTAAAAATTCTAGAAACTTTTCTCAATGTGATTCATTGCTTATAGGAAATACCTGTTCAGCACACACTTATCCATATCAAGAGGTAAGAAATGCAAGTTCAAAAATAGAACATGAAGCAACAACTTCAAAAATATCAGATGAGCAACTCTTTTATATAAGACAAAGAGGTTTAAGTGAAGAAAATGCAGTATCATTAATAGTAAATGGATTTTGTAAAGAAGTACTTGATGAACTTCCAATGGAGTTTGCAGTTGAAGCTAGAGAGTTATTAAATATCTCTTTAGAAGGTAGTGTTGGATAG
- a CDS encoding SufE family protein, translated as MSIEKKIEEFKDDLELFDDELEKYQFIIDLGKKLSPLDEKEMVEENLVQGCTSKVWLVKDKKNDELIFRADSNAAIVKGLVYIITTIFSNEKKDDINTLDINILDKLNLTEIITPNRQSGVQGMIKKIKEYAKEK; from the coding sequence ATGAGTATTGAAAAAAAGATTGAAGAGTTTAAAGATGATTTGGAACTTTTTGATGATGAACTTGAAAAATATCAATTTATTATAGATTTGGGTAAAAAACTAAGCCCTTTGGATGAAAAAGAGATGGTTGAAGAAAATTTAGTGCAAGGTTGTACTTCTAAAGTATGGCTTGTAAAAGATAAAAAAAATGATGAATTAATTTTTAGAGCAGATTCAAATGCTGCTATTGTTAAAGGTTTGGTTTACATCATTACAACAATATTTTCAAATGAAAAAAAAGATGATATAAATACTCTAGATATAAATATTTTAGATAAATTAAACTTAACAGAGATAATAACACCAAATAGACAAAGTGGTGTACAAGGTATGATAAAAAAAATAAAAGAGTATGCGAAGGAAAAATAA
- a CDS encoding iron-sulfur cluster assembly scaffold protein NifU, which translates to MAKNDLISGSIWDEYSNQVIKRMDEPTHQGEITEEMAKEAGGKLIVADFGAESCGDAVRLYWVVNETTDVIVNSKFKSFGCGTAIASSDVMAELCIGKTVDEAIKITNIDVEKALRDHPDVPAVPPQKMHCSVMAYDVIKKAASTYKGVDMESLESEIIVCECARVSLATLQEVIKLNNLQTVEEVTDYTKAGAFCKSCIKPGGHEAKDIYLVDILKDVHAEMEHDKLKQAADASAAGQSSFDKMTIVQRIKLIDEVLDGEIRPMLAMDGGNMEIIDIKENTPHYDIYIRYLGACNGCASGDTGTLYAIESVLKQKVDENIRVLPI; encoded by the coding sequence ATGGCTAAAAATGATTTAATAAGCGGTTCAATTTGGGATGAATACTCAAATCAAGTAATAAAAAGAATGGATGAACCAACTCACCAAGGTGAGATTACAGAAGAGATGGCTAAAGAAGCTGGCGGAAAATTAATCGTTGCAGATTTTGGCGCTGAATCATGTGGTGATGCTGTAAGATTATATTGGGTTGTAAATGAAACAACTGATGTAATTGTAAATTCTAAATTCAAATCTTTTGGATGTGGAACTGCAATCGCTTCTTCTGATGTTATGGCTGAACTATGTATTGGAAAAACTGTTGATGAAGCAATTAAAATTACAAATATTGATGTTGAAAAAGCATTAAGAGATCATCCAGATGTTCCTGCTGTTCCACCTCAAAAAATGCACTGTTCAGTTATGGCATATGATGTTATTAAAAAAGCTGCATCAACATATAAAGGTGTTGATATGGAATCTTTAGAATCTGAGATTATAGTTTGTGAATGTGCAAGGGTTTCATTAGCAACTTTACAAGAAGTTATTAAATTAAATAATTTACAAACTGTTGAAGAAGTAACTGATTATACAAAAGCTGGAGCATTTTGTAAGTCATGTATCAAACCAGGTGGACATGAAGCAAAAGATATTTATTTAGTAGATATTTTAAAAGATGTTCATGCTGAAATGGAACATGATAAATTAAAACAAGCAGCAGATGCAAGTGCAGCTGGACAATCAAGCTTTGATAAAATGACAATTGTTCAAAGAATCAAATTAATTGATGAAGTTTTAGATGGTGAAATTAGACCAATGCTTGCAATGGATGGTGGAAATATGGAGATTATTGATATTAAAGAAAATACTCCTCATTATGATATTTATATTAGATATTTAGGTGCATGTAATGGATGTGCATCTGGAGATACAGGAACACTTTACGCTATTGAGTCTGTATTAAAACAAAAAGTAGATGAAAACATTAGAGTTTTACCAATCTAG
- a CDS encoding metal-sulfur cluster assembly factor: MENYNKEEITQRIVGQLKHIFDPEIPVNIYDLGLIYKIDLQEKDKILICNIDMTLTSPGCPVADSLVNDVNYAVKVIEEIGEVYVNLVFDPPWDKNKVTDDGKDIMLANGFLI; encoded by the coding sequence ATGGAAAATTATAATAAAGAAGAGATAACACAGCGAATAGTTGGACAATTAAAACATATCTTTGATCCAGAGATTCCAGTAAATATTTATGATTTGGGATTGATTTATAAAATAGATTTACAAGAAAAAGATAAAATACTTATATGTAATATTGATATGACTCTAACAAGTCCTGGTTGTCCAGTTGCGGATAGTTTGGTTAATGATGTAAATTATGCAGTAAAAGTAATAGAAGAGATAGGTGAAGTATATGTAAACCTTGTCTTTGACCCACCTTGGGATAAAAACAAAGTTACAGATGATGGAAAAGATATAATGTTGGCAAATGGCTTTCTTATTTAG
- a CDS encoding SufD family Fe-S cluster assembly protein, with protein MRNLDIKNFPIANKKIEEFRKCNVKNITELEFKENSFKDVSSFDFDYLKIEGFNTIFFANEKIKEQNLIDNITLKENTIIINKECKNPIVVLNYYDDENTIFEKDLKYIVDKNSDVTIFEIFISSSKKNFINQKRDFDIDNSSNMEYVYLQKLSLEDFLNIKFNPIIREDSKLKFFNFNFGALNAYNQFDINLDFLNSSFDMEALTTIAKKQEIANIVSTIHNGKNTSSSVKANHILDENSHGIFEVKARVNNEANNSAVIQNSQTTLLGDDAIINANPRLEIFIDELTASHGATTGSLDEDILYYLQSRGLSKKQASKMMLEAIEHRILDKITNEKIKNIIKEI; from the coding sequence ATGAGAAATTTAGATATCAAAAACTTCCCAATTGCAAATAAAAAAATTGAAGAGTTTAGAAAGTGTAATGTTAAAAACATTACTGAACTAGAATTCAAAGAAAACAGTTTTAAAGATGTGTCAAGTTTTGATTTTGATTATTTGAAAATTGAAGGCTTTAATACAATATTTTTTGCAAATGAGAAGATAAAAGAGCAAAACTTAATTGATAATATAACGCTTAAAGAAAATACAATAATTATAAATAAAGAGTGTAAAAACCCAATAGTAGTATTAAACTATTATGATGATGAAAATACAATTTTTGAAAAAGATTTAAAATATATAGTTGATAAAAATAGTGATGTTACAATATTTGAGATATTTATATCAAGCAGTAAAAAGAACTTTATAAATCAAAAAAGAGATTTTGATATAGATAACTCATCAAATATGGAGTATGTATATTTACAAAAACTCTCTTTGGAAGATTTTTTAAATATTAAGTTTAATCCAATCATTCGTGAAGATTCGAAGTTAAAATTTTTTAATTTTAATTTTGGGGCATTAAATGCTTACAATCAGTTTGATATAAATTTAGACTTTTTGAATTCAAGTTTTGACATGGAAGCTTTAACAACTATTGCTAAAAAACAAGAAATAGCAAATATAGTAAGTACAATTCACAATGGTAAAAACACCTCAAGTAGTGTAAAAGCAAACCATATTTTAGATGAAAATTCCCATGGAATATTTGAAGTAAAAGCTAGAGTAAATAATGAAGCAAATAATTCAGCTGTAATACAAAACTCGCAAACAACGCTTCTGGGTGATGATGCCATAATAAATGCAAATCCAAGACTTGAAATATTTATTGATGAATTAACAGCAAGTCATGGGGCTACAACAGGAAGTTTGGATGAAGATATTTTATATTATTTACAATCCAGAGGATTATCTAAAAAGCAAGCTTCAAAAATGATGCTTGAAGCCATTGAGCATAGAATTTTAGATAAAATAACAAATGAAAAAATTAAAAATATAATAAAAGAGATATGA
- a CDS encoding sensor domain-containing diguanylate cyclase: MKKNISYAFLKSLLFFTFIFLLVSITYIKNLENIYTKEINNSIESELNLKITTAKNNFKILKKDLLYISEVYEINKNYSTIKKELSTLLAMKKSYMEIYFLKNDGTFLLKLKNKTDMEPTYSKYLPIISQLKKGDIYLSPIELKKENQKIENPKIAFVSMITPLFDKDKPDGFLVINYPLTELFNIFSSSNFNLETLLINKDDYILNSKNDKFNFGFEFNKNSTFDNIYKNLSTAISKNLSENSTGTFKNDDFHVNINKINLSSWLNNNSQIEPLILKLVTIIDNKLIDIRVNTYLKSIMWLAFLYFLIAMIISIIFANYNIREKETRLRLKISDNVFENSHDGILITDRNNKVQRVNKSFTKITGYTEKEILNKSPKILKSTGFHTKLFYKNIWDNLNEHLHWEGEITNIRKNGVPYTEELSISKIYTDENDFFYIASFVDITESKKNKKMIEDKLEENKTYLEIINDYLITIKVDINGKILDVSDAFCLICGYSKEELIGHNHDILRHPETPREFYLSMWENIYSGKNWEGEIKNIKKNGESYYVHTNISPMYNNNTITGYALVAVDITDKKRIEEMSITDELTQTYNRRYFNITIEKEIARAKRDNKTVAFAILDIDFFKQYNDTYGHNKGDKALQDVALCLKETIHRASDYTFRLGGEEFGILTTDINQTNFHNLLEKIRINVEDLNIEHTNSKISSKITVSIGGVVINNKNINSKKIYKLADKILYKVKDEGRNKVFVEEEL; this comes from the coding sequence TTGAAAAAAAACATAAGTTATGCTTTTTTAAAAAGTTTACTTTTTTTTACTTTTATATTTTTATTAGTTTCAATCACTTATATAAAAAACCTAGAGAATATTTATACAAAAGAGATAAATAATTCCATAGAATCAGAATTAAACCTGAAAATAACAACTGCAAAAAATAATTTTAAAATTCTAAAAAAAGACTTACTTTATATTTCAGAAGTATATGAAATCAACAAAAATTATTCAACAATAAAAAAAGAGTTATCAACGCTACTTGCTATGAAAAAATCATATATGGAAATCTATTTTTTAAAAAATGATGGAACATTTCTTTTAAAACTAAAAAATAAAACAGATATGGAACCTACATATAGTAAATATCTACCTATAATTTCACAGCTAAAAAAAGGTGATATTTATCTTTCGCCAATAGAGTTAAAAAAAGAAAACCAAAAAATAGAAAATCCTAAAATAGCATTTGTAAGTATGATAACACCTCTTTTTGATAAAGATAAACCTGATGGTTTTTTAGTAATTAATTACCCACTAACTGAATTATTTAATATCTTTTCAAGTTCAAATTTCAATTTAGAAACTTTACTTATCAATAAAGACGATTACATACTAAACTCAAAAAATGATAAATTTAATTTTGGATTTGAATTTAATAAAAACTCCACTTTTGATAATATTTACAAAAATCTATCAACTGCAATATCAAAAAACTTAAGTGAAAACTCAACTGGAACATTTAAGAATGATGATTTTCATGTAAATATTAATAAAATCAATCTTAGCTCATGGCTTAATAATAATTCCCAAATAGAACCACTAATATTAAAATTAGTAACAATAATTGATAATAAATTAATTGACATAAGAGTAAATACATATTTAAAATCAATAATGTGGTTAGCATTTTTGTACTTCTTAATTGCAATGATTATCTCAATAATTTTTGCAAACTACAATATTAGAGAAAAAGAAACAAGACTTAGACTTAAAATTTCAGATAATGTATTTGAAAACTCACATGATGGTATTTTAATCACTGATAGAAATAATAAAGTTCAAAGAGTTAATAAATCTTTCACAAAAATTACTGGTTACACTGAAAAAGAGATATTAAATAAATCTCCAAAAATCTTAAAATCAACTGGTTTTCATACTAAATTATTTTATAAAAACATCTGGGATAATCTTAATGAACATCTTCATTGGGAAGGTGAAATAACCAATATTAGAAAAAATGGTGTACCTTATACAGAAGAACTTAGTATTTCTAAAATATATACAGATGAAAATGATTTTTTTTATATTGCATCATTTGTTGATATTACAGAAAGTAAAAAAAATAAAAAAATGATTGAAGACAAACTAGAAGAAAATAAAACCTACCTAGAAATTATAAATGATTATTTAATCACAATAAAAGTTGATATAAATGGTAAAATATTAGATGTTTCTGATGCTTTTTGTTTAATCTGTGGTTATTCAAAAGAAGAGTTAATTGGACACAATCATGATATATTAAGACACCCCGAAACACCAAGAGAATTTTATCTTTCAATGTGGGAGAATATCTATTCAGGAAAAAACTGGGAAGGAGAGATAAAAAATATTAAAAAGAATGGTGAAAGTTATTATGTTCACACCAATATCTCTCCCATGTATAATAATAACACTATTACAGGATATGCCCTAGTAGCAGTAGATATCACAGATAAAAAACGAATAGAAGAGATGTCAATTACTGATGAATTAACACAAACATATAATAGAAGGTATTTTAATATAACTATTGAAAAAGAGATTGCAAGAGCTAAAAGAGATAATAAAACAGTAGCTTTTGCCATTTTAGATATTGACTTTTTTAAACAATATAATGATACTTATGGACATAATAAAGGGGACAAAGCACTTCAAGATGTTGCCTTATGTTTAAAAGAGACTATTCATAGAGCTAGTGACTATACTTTTAGACTAGGAGGTGAAGAATTTGGGATATTGACTACAGATATAAACCAAACTAACTTTCACAATCTTTTGGAAAAAATTAGAATTAATGTTGAAGATTTAAATATTGAACATACAAATAGTAAAATTTCAAGTAAAATTACAGTTTCAATTGGGGGAGTAGTTATAAATAATAAAAATATAAATAGTAAAAAGATTTATAAACTTGCGGATAAAATACTCTATAAAGTAAAAGATGAGGGAAGAAATAAAGTTTTTGTTGAAGAAGAACTTTAA
- a CDS encoding DoxX family protein produces MDNSLNENLAKLLLRLFLGFLFIFHGYAKLIHGTSFIESTLLENNLPQFLVYGVYIGEIVAPIFIIIGYYTRFFSFIIIVNIIFAIYLVHSGDLFSLAKTGGLALELQFFYIFNAFILIIMGAGKYSIDTK; encoded by the coding sequence ATGGATAATTCTTTGAATGAAAATTTGGCAAAATTACTGTTAAGACTATTTTTAGGCTTTTTATTTATTTTTCATGGTTATGCAAAACTTATTCATGGCACATCATTTATAGAATCTACTTTGTTAGAAAACAATCTTCCTCAATTTCTTGTTTATGGAGTATACATAGGAGAAATAGTTGCCCCAATATTTATTATAATTGGATATTACACAAGATTTTTTTCATTTATCATTATAGTTAATATAATATTTGCAATATATTTAGTTCATAGTGGAGACCTATTTTCCTTAGCTAAAACGGGTGGATTAGCTTTAGAATTACAGTTCTTTTACATCTTTAATGCTTTTATTTTGATTATTATGGGAGCAGGAAAGTATTCTATAGATACGAAATAA
- the sufC gene encoding Fe-S cluster assembly ATPase SufC — MLSIKNLNVKIENNEIIKDFSLDIKKGEVHALMGINGAGKSTLVKALCDHYECEVTSGSVEFNDKDLLELDASQRANEGLFLSFQNPIEVPGVNNMYFLKSALNAKREYQGLEELDAASFLKEIKAITAEFGIDNKILKRDLNAGFSGGEKKRNELLQLLVLKPDLILLDEIDSGLDVDAIKLVANGINSLLDGNRSVLMITHYDKLLEAIKPDFVHVLKDGKIIQSGDYSLAETIQEKGYEAIGV; from the coding sequence ATGCTTAGTATTAAAAATTTAAATGTAAAAATAGAAAACAATGAAATAATAAAAGATTTTAGTTTAGATATAAAAAAAGGTGAAGTACATGCCTTAATGGGAATAAATGGAGCTGGAAAATCTACTCTTGTAAAAGCTTTATGCGACCATTATGAATGTGAAGTTACATCTGGAAGTGTAGAGTTTAACGATAAAGATTTATTAGAACTTGATGCCAGCCAAAGAGCAAATGAAGGTCTTTTTTTATCTTTCCAAAACCCTATTGAAGTTCCTGGCGTAAATAATATGTACTTTTTAAAATCAGCCCTTAATGCAAAAAGAGAGTATCAAGGTTTAGAAGAACTTGATGCTGCGAGTTTTCTAAAAGAGATAAAAGCAATAACAGCTGAATTTGGTATTGATAATAAGATTTTAAAAAGAGATTTAAATGCTGGTTTTAGTGGTGGTGAGAAAAAAAGAAATGAATTATTGCAACTATTGGTTTTAAAACCTGATTTAATTTTACTAGATGAAATTGACTCAGGATTAGATGTGGATGCTATAAAACTTGTGGCAAATGGTATAAACTCACTTCTTGATGGTAATAGATCAGTATTGATGATAACCCATTATGATAAATTATTAGAGGCAATTAAACCTGATTTTGTACATGTTTTAAAAGATGGGAAAATCATTCAAAGTGGTGATTATTCATTAGCAGAGACTATTCAAGAAAAAGGTTACGAAGCAATAGGAGTGTAA